The DNA segment TTTCATTATCGCTTTACGCCCGCTTTCCGCCGTGAAAGACAGCCGGGTGGACGCCTACATTTCGCGTTTCAAACCCGACTGGCTGAAAAGCCTGGTGCTGAAAGATCTGCGTCCTTACGGCCCGGTGATGCTGGCGGCGCTGCTGATCAACATTCTGTCGCTTGCCGGGATCGTCTTTTCAATGCAGGTGTATGACCGGGTGATCCCCGCGCAGTCGTGGCCGTCGCTGTATGTTCTCGCCATCGGCGTATTGATCGCCATGCTGTTTGGTTTTCTGCTGCGACTCGCCCGTGGTCATGTGATGGATCTGTTGGGTAAACGCGCCGATATGCGGGTGTCGGATCGCGTGTTCAGCCACGCGCTGCGCCTGCGTAACAGCGCGATCCCGCGCTCCACCGGCAGCTTTATTTCGCAGCTACGCGAGCTGGAACAGATCCGCGAGATGGTGACCTCTTCCACCATCTCCACGATTGTGGATCTGCCCTTCTTTTTCCTGTTCATTGTGGTACTGGCAATCATCGCCCCGCCGTTGGCCTGGATCGCCCCGGTCGCCGCGCTGCTGATGATCCTTCCCGGTCTGCTGCTGCAAAAAAAGCTCGCGGAGCTGGCGAATCAGTCGGCGCACGAGGCCACTCTGCGCAACGCTGTGCTGGTCGAAAGCGTTCAGGGGCTGGAGGACATCAAGCTGATGCAGGCGGAGAACCGGTTTCTGCAACAGTGGAACAGCTATATCCGTATCACTGCCGAGTCCGGACTGCGCACCCGCGAACTGTCGCAGGGGCTGATCAACTGGGGAGTAACCGTCCAGGGGCTGGTTTATGCGGCGATGGTGATGTTTGGCGCCCCGCTGGTGATTGAAGGTACGCTGACGACCGGTTCGGTGGTTGCTGCCTCCATGCTTGGCTCGAGGATGATCGCCCCGATGGGCAATCTGTGCGGCGTACTGGCGCGCTGGCAGCAGGTAAAAGCCGCCAAAAAGGGGCTGGACAGCATTATGGAACTCCCTACCGAGACCCAGCGCGACGAAACGCGGGTACATCAGGAGATCTTTCACGGCCACTATCTGTTCGAGAACGCACAGTTTCGCTATCACAGTGAAGACCAGCGAGTGCCGCTGCGCATTAACCGACTGGAGATCGCCGCCGGCGAGCGTATCGCGGTGCTCGGGCGCAACGGTGCGGGTAAATCCACGCTGTTGCAGGCGCTGGCAGGCGGCGTGGATCTGGTCGAGGGCGACGCCCGTCTCGATAACCTCAGTCTGCCGCAAATCGATATGGCCGATTTACGCCGCAATGTCGGCCTTCTCAGCCAGAACGCCCGCCTGTTTTTCGGCACCCTGCGCGAGAACCTGACGCTGGGCGCCCCGCACGCCAGCGACGACGAGATATTTAGCGTGCTGGAGATTTGCGGCGCGGCCAACTTCGTGAAACGGCTACCGAAAGGTCTCGATCATCCGATTATGGAAGGCGGCAGCGGGCTATCCGGCGGTCAGCGACAGTCCATCATGCTCGCCCGCATGCTGCTGCGCGCCCCCAATATCGTTCTGCTCGATGAGCCCACCGCCTCGCTGGATGAGCATTCCGAACGCGAGTTTATTCAACGACTGGGTCAGTGGCTCGGCAACCGTACTCTGGTCGTCGCCACCCATCGCGTACCGGTCCTGGAGCTGGTCGAACGGGTGGTGGTGCTTAAAGAGGGGCAACTGGTGATGGACGCACCGAAAGCGCAGGCGCTGGGGCAAAGTCGAATGGCCTCACAGGCCAACACGCGGGAGTGGAAAAATGAAAACCAGTCAGCCTGATGCAACCCACGACGCGCTCGACGACAGCCGCGAGCGAGAATTCTCAGGTGCCAGCCGCATCATCTGGCTCACCGGGATCTTGTGCCTGATCCTCGCGGTGTGGGCGTGGTTCGGCATTCTTGATGAGGTCTCGACGGGCACTGGCAAGGTGATCCCCAGCTCGCGCGAGCAGGTATTGCAGTCACTCGACGGGGGGATCCTCGCCGAACTGATGGTGCATGAGGGTGATCAGGTCCAGGCAGGACAGGTACTGGCGCGAATGGACCCTACGCGCTCGGAGTCTAACGTCGGCGAAAGCGCCGCCCGCTATCGCGCCTCGTTGGCCTCCAGTCAGCGCCTGACGGCGGAGGTCAGCGACAAGCCGCTGGTCTTCTCTGACGAACTGAACGCCTGGCCGGATCTGCTTGCCTCGGAAACGCGGCTTTATACCAGTCGCCGCGCGCAACTCGCCGACGCGCAGTCTGAGCTCAAAGAGGCGCTGGCGCTGGTGAATAAAGAGCTGGCGATCACCGAGCGGCTGGCAAAAAGCGGCGCCGCCAGCCACGTCGAAGTGCTGCGCTTACAGCGGCAAAAAAGCGATATCGGCCTGAAGCTCACGGACTTGCGCTCGCAATATTACGTCCAGGCGCGCGAGGCGCTGTCCAAAGCCAACGCCGAAGTGGCAATGCTCTCCGCCATCATTAAAGGACGCGAAGATTCGGTGACCCGCCTGACCGTTCGCTCACCGGTTCGCGGTATTGTGAAGAACATTCAGGTCACGACTATCGGCGGCGTGATCCCGCCAAACGGCGAGATGATGGAGATCGTACCGGTTGACGACCATCTGCTGATTGAGACGCGCCTGTCTCCGCGCGATATCGCCTTTATCCATCCCGGTCAGCGCGCGCTGGTCAAAATCACCGCCTACGATTACGCCATCTACGGCGGGCTGGAAGGCGTTGTCGAAACCATCTCGCCGGATACCATTCAGGACAAAGTGAAGCCAGAAATCTTCTACTACCGCGTCTTCATCCGTACCCATCAGGACTATCTGCAAAACAAGCTGGGACGCCGTTTTTCCATCGTACCGGGCATGATTGCAACAGTGGATATAAAAACAGGCGAAAAAACCATCGTCGACTATTTAATCAAACCGTTCAACCGGGCGCGTGAAGCGCTGCGCGAGCGGTAAATCCTTGAGGATTGGGCTGGAAAGGGCTGTCACAAGTCTGTTATACTTGTCTCAACACATTGGGGCTGATTCTGGATTCGACGGGATTTGCGAAACCCAAGGTGCATGCCGAGGGGCGGTTGGCCTCGTAAAAAGCCGCAAAAAATAGTCGCAAACGACGAAAACTACGCTTTAGCAGCTTAATAACCTGCTCTGAGCCCTCTCTCCCTAGCTTCCGCTCTTAAGACGGGGATCAAAGAGAGGTCAAACCCAAAAGAGATCGCGTGGATGCCCTGCCTGGGGTTGAAGCGTTAAAACTAATCAGGCTAGTCTGGTAGTGGCGTGTCAATCCGCAGGTGCCAGGCGAATGTAAAGACTGACTAAGCATGTAGTACCGAGGATGTAGGAATTTCGGACGCGGGTTCAACTCCCGCCAGCTCCACCAAAATTCTCCATCGGTGATTACCAGAGTCATCCGATGAAGTCCTAAGAGCCCGCACGGCGCAAGCCCTGCGGGCTTTTTTGTGCCCTCAATTTGTCCCGCGAAGTCCGAAGAGAACTCATTGAATCCGAGCCTTTTAGGCACCTTTTTAGGCCCAACGAAAAGCCTTTGCTTTCGATGATGGCGGCACCTATAGCAAGAAATGCCCATCAGGTTAAAACCAACACGTTATTGTTCGTTGCCGAATGTTATTGAGCATGTGAGAAACCGTGTGGCCGAGGGCGACGCAAAGAAGATCCGATACGCGCTTAAGAGAGGGGTATTTCCGCAATGATGAGATTAGCGCATGCCCTGGTTAAGACAATCCTGTCGGTTCAAAGCAGAGGCGCGCTAACATGAAGTTATCTCGGATTTTTGGCATTAACGTCGTGTAATGCCACATCCACCAGGCCCTTTTCGGGATCGAGGAAAAAGCATCGGGTTCGTGATGACTGCAACTGAGATGCCGCCTCACATTCAGGGTGGCTACTGAAAACACCAATAACTTCACTTTTTTCAGCGTTACCCGCGAGCGAGAAGATTAATGCCAGAACGTACATAATTCATCCTTGATTGATAAAACGTGAAAATTCCATAAAGATCTAGACTATTCCTAAAAGTTGCGTGAAGGCAACATTTTATTCCTGGATATATTCTTAAAATGCTTGCGAAACGAATGATTCAAAAGCAAGGCATCACAAAAAAAGAAACCCCGCCGGCGCGAGGTTTTGTTAATGATTAACGCTGGATTTAAAATATCCCTGTTATTTATATGTTTATTTTTTCAGTGGCACATCCCGAGAGAATATAACCGCGGCGAGCTCCACAACACGCACGCCGCGCTTTGATACTGAATTTAATCATGCGAAAGGTCATCCGTTTTTGCCTGCGCGGAGAAATAGATTTTACTGCGCACATACTCCCAGCATTCAGGCTTCTTCGCCCACTCTGAAATCATCCTGCCATTCGCGGATTCGGTCAGAAGACTATTCACCCGATGGGCTAAGCTGACAAGGCGGTTGCCCATCGTTTCCTCAATGCCCTGTTGATTCCAGATCTCTGCCAGATCCGTTTGGTTGCCATAAAGATGTGAATAGGCGGCCACGGTATAGGCGGCAATATTCGCCTTAAATGCGGGGAAAAGTGAATTAATCAATTTATAGGCTTTCTTATAAATAATGGCCTGCGCGATGTAATTTTTAAAACTCTCAATGTTCAGTTCATCCCCATAACGCTCAGTATCCTTGTCGATCATCGTCATTAATGCGGCAAAGTTCTTCTGTCCGCCGAGGCTGACTAAATCCGGACGCTGGAGCCAGGCACAGTGATATTTTGCGAAATCCGTTTTCGTTATCCGGCGAGAGGCAGGAATCGCGTCTTTTAACCGTTTGATTCCAGAGGGTGTTTTACCTTCCCGTTCCAGCATAACCTTATAACTGCCGTTCGCTCGCTCGTAAAACCAACGGCTGTATCCGTCCGGGCAATACACCGTGTTTGCCATTTTTTCCAGCTGTACATGTACCGGTCGATTGGCTGACAGATCGGAAATATTGACTTTATTCTGGCTATTCGAGAAGCGCGAAATATCCGCAATTAGCATCTCTTCTTGTGCATTATTCGTCTGTTTCAGCACAATGACTTTTGCGGGTACACGCACGTTACGCAGATTGGTTGCCGGGAATTTCTTTTTGGTGAAAAACATGGAAGCCGTCGTCTGCCCACCGTTGACAATCTGCATCCCTTGCATCCACGCAATACCAGGACCACCTCCCGGCGCTTCGCCAAGCCTGACCTGATCGGCAACAATCACAATGCCGTTGTTATAAGCCATAAAACGCTCAGGCTGCTCGCGTAAAGTGTCGCGAATCCCTTTGTTGACTTTCCCCGTCTGGCTCAGAAATGAGCGCACGTTCGCTTCCAGAATCCGGTTGCCATATTTTTCATAGATAAATCGCAGCGTCTCGCCCGGAACCACCGTCAGCGCATAATCATATTCCCCCATTTCATCCGGAATCCAGACACAGGGGAGTGCGCCCCCCGCCACCTCATCAAAATTAACCTGCAGTTCGTCGCGTGGCTTACCTTCCTGCCAGTGGTTAAACAGGCGGACAATGTCCATAACCTCTAATTTAATGGTTTTACCGGCCACGTCGCGGGACTGATACCAGCGGGTTTTCACCTGACCATCGGTCAGAACATAAATTCTGATTTGCTCCAGTTCCGTATAGGACTGTTCGATGGTCGTCACCAGTTGCCAGGCATCATTGGACTGATCGAGCGTGGATGATAATTTACCGTCAACGCACTTCTGCAAAAATTGAATGCAGTGACCGGCAATCGCTTTTGTCTCAGCATCCGGGACGTGACAAAGCTCGTCGCTACCGTGATAAATGCTGACAAAAAGGTCAAGTTGATCGCCATCTTCTGAGAAGGCATAACCGCTGAGACGCACATTGTGTCCACTGACTTTCGCCATAAAGTGACACGTCTCGGCATCATCGAATGTCATGCCGATATCGGCCATATGACGCATAACAATATCGGTAAAAATCAGTTCCGGAAAAGGCGACTCAACCCCAGGCTGAGCCATTTGATCCTGATATTCCTTGCGAATCTCATTCTGCGTTTGACGTAAAAAATCAATAAGTTCCATGCGGTAATCCTGCAAAGTCTGACAAGCAATGGTTAAAATTTTGAGCCTGAGGAATAAGTGTCTGAAGTTCGAGTTGATA comes from the Citrobacter amalonaticus genome and includes:
- a CDS encoding type I secretion system permease/ATPase; this encodes MTHADIPGDERITAPALANWARAMSHIAAHYRIACSPGALQASAPWFKDKPMPQALSQLARQAGLSFQPLAPTEQSLTRWRLPVVIQLQEGELVLVEQFDGEDQLDVCFINGELQRNRISLRELLPTIRFIIALRPLSAVKDSRVDAYISRFKPDWLKSLVLKDLRPYGPVMLAALLINILSLAGIVFSMQVYDRVIPAQSWPSLYVLAIGVLIAMLFGFLLRLARGHVMDLLGKRADMRVSDRVFSHALRLRNSAIPRSTGSFISQLRELEQIREMVTSSTISTIVDLPFFFLFIVVLAIIAPPLAWIAPVAALLMILPGLLLQKKLAELANQSAHEATLRNAVLVESVQGLEDIKLMQAENRFLQQWNSYIRITAESGLRTRELSQGLINWGVTVQGLVYAAMVMFGAPLVIEGTLTTGSVVAASMLGSRMIAPMGNLCGVLARWQQVKAAKKGLDSIMELPTETQRDETRVHQEIFHGHYLFENAQFRYHSEDQRVPLRINRLEIAAGERIAVLGRNGAGKSTLLQALAGGVDLVEGDARLDNLSLPQIDMADLRRNVGLLSQNARLFFGTLRENLTLGAPHASDDEIFSVLEICGAANFVKRLPKGLDHPIMEGGSGLSGGQRQSIMLARMLLRAPNIVLLDEPTASLDEHSEREFIQRLGQWLGNRTLVVATHRVPVLELVERVVVLKEGQLVMDAPKAQALGQSRMASQANTREWKNENQSA
- a CDS encoding HlyD family efflux transporter periplasmic adaptor subunit, coding for MKTSQPDATHDALDDSREREFSGASRIIWLTGILCLILAVWAWFGILDEVSTGTGKVIPSSREQVLQSLDGGILAELMVHEGDQVQAGQVLARMDPTRSESNVGESAARYRASLASSQRLTAEVSDKPLVFSDELNAWPDLLASETRLYTSRRAQLADAQSELKEALALVNKELAITERLAKSGAASHVEVLRLQRQKSDIGLKLTDLRSQYYVQAREALSKANAEVAMLSAIIKGREDSVTRLTVRSPVRGIVKNIQVTTIGGVIPPNGEMMEIVPVDDHLLIETRLSPRDIAFIHPGQRALVKITAYDYAIYGGLEGVVETISPDTIQDKVKPEIFYYRVFIRTHQDYLQNKLGRRFSIVPGMIATVDIKTGEKTIVDYLIKPFNRAREALRER
- the mzaE gene encoding MZA anti-phage system associated AIPR family protein MzaE, with the translated sequence MELIDFLRQTQNEIRKEYQDQMAQPGVESPFPELIFTDIVMRHMADIGMTFDDAETCHFMAKVSGHNVRLSGYAFSEDGDQLDLFVSIYHGSDELCHVPDAETKAIAGHCIQFLQKCVDGKLSSTLDQSNDAWQLVTTIEQSYTELEQIRIYVLTDGQVKTRWYQSRDVAGKTIKLEVMDIVRLFNHWQEGKPRDELQVNFDEVAGGALPCVWIPDEMGEYDYALTVVPGETLRFIYEKYGNRILEANVRSFLSQTGKVNKGIRDTLREQPERFMAYNNGIVIVADQVRLGEAPGGGPGIAWMQGMQIVNGGQTTASMFFTKKKFPATNLRNVRVPAKVIVLKQTNNAQEEMLIADISRFSNSQNKVNISDLSANRPVHVQLEKMANTVYCPDGYSRWFYERANGSYKVMLEREGKTPSGIKRLKDAIPASRRITKTDFAKYHCAWLQRPDLVSLGGQKNFAALMTMIDKDTERYGDELNIESFKNYIAQAIIYKKAYKLINSLFPAFKANIAAYTVAAYSHLYGNQTDLAEIWNQQGIEETMGNRLVSLAHRVNSLLTESANGRMISEWAKKPECWEYVRSKIYFSAQAKTDDLSHD